A single region of the Oleispira antarctica RB-8 genome encodes:
- the lnt gene encoding Apolipoprotein N-acyltransferase, with product MLIENNSNIVKSSQELTLKNGEQVEALELINGQILILAHNNLSLYKDLMSIEDPLANGLLHSAELTAAYYLKQEEGRFMKMTRSGLVGLFDDKVILITPNDIQLFPNRASALRNQDEIVVFNLG from the coding sequence ATGCTAATTGAAAATAATTCTAATATTGTAAAATCGTCACAAGAATTAACATTGAAAAATGGCGAGCAGGTTGAGGCGCTTGAGCTGATAAATGGCCAGATACTTATTTTAGCGCATAATAATTTAAGTCTTTATAAAGACCTTATGTCGATAGAAGACCCTTTAGCGAATGGTTTGCTGCACTCAGCGGAATTAACCGCCGCGTATTATTTAAAGCAAGAAGAGGGGCGTTTTATGAAAATGACTCGCTCTGGTCTAGTAGGTTTGTTTGACGATAAGGTTATTCTCATAACCCCAAACGATATTCAGTTATTCCCTAATCGTGCGAGTGCACTACGTAACCAAGACGAAATAGTCGTATTTAATCTTGGTTAG
- the mfd gene encoding Transcription-repair-coupling factor translates to MSKPSIASPLFPAIPTKAGDRRFWGALNNSNQALAIASAAQQYLGLTLVITKDTLTAQRLEEEIAFFAEDLPVLHLPDWEILPYDTFSPHQDIISQRLYTFSQLPLIEHGLLIVPISTLLHKTAPKEFLQANSLIIDLGQKLNVETLRLQLENAGYSCVDNVYEHGEFALRGAIFDIFPMGEDKPFRIELFDDEVETLRTFDPDTQRTADKIDQIRVLPANEYPLHKEGQRNFRQNWYEFFETDPKLSSLYTDVSQGIAPAGIEYYLPLFFGELSNLFDFLPKSTLIIHDSEVEAAAKQFRDDVQLRYEDRRHDIRRPLVAPKHLFLNPEELFSAFNQFPRVQWYGEEAPDRAGSEQFNTFDIGDISINAQAEEPLTLLKAFLDHTLISDSTRILFCTESAGRREAVRELLQRIHIRPAETASWSDFITAKDTIGITIAPLDKGLVISNDNGIAELIVISENQLFGQRIMQRRRRSKSKGQAENIIRDLTELKEGSPVVHLDHGIGRYLGLKTLEIDNQVNEFLMLAYAGESKLYVPVSSLHLISRYGGDSEGGPALNKLGTEKWAVAKRKAQEKIRDTAAELLDIYARREARVGFKFEKPDQDYERFAAAFPFEETPDQQTAIEAVISDMTSRKPMDRLVCGDVGFGKTEVAMRAAFMAVQSGKQVAILVPTTLLAQQHYENFKDRFADWPVQIEVLSRFKSAKETQVALDKMREGKADIVIGTHKLLQKDIVFHELGLLMIDEEHRFGVQQKERIKALRSEVDILTLTATPIPRTLNMAMASVRDLSIIATPPAKRLSVKTFVRQYDKPTVKEALLREILRGGQVYYLHNEVKSIEKAAREISELIPEARVSIAHGQMTERELESVMKDFYHKRSNVLVCTTIIETGIDIPSANTIIIDRADKFGLAQLHQLRGRVGRSHHQAYAYLLTPDGKKLSKDAGKRLDAIQSSQDLGAGFMLASHDLEIRGAGELLGEEQSGHIQGIGFSLYMEMLEQAVKSIQSGKNPNAEIPLHQGAEVNLHVPSLIPDDYLPDVNSRLTLYKRISNAQNDNDLRELQVEMIDRFGLLPEQVKNLFKVTSLKLQLTPLGIQKLDAGPESGRIEFGRETNIDPFRLIQIVQTRPATYKLEGGQALKFIENMPEIDQRLAVIERLLLDLQKDPNA, encoded by the coding sequence ATGTCTAAGCCATCTATTGCCAGCCCTCTTTTCCCTGCCATCCCTACCAAAGCAGGTGATCGTCGATTTTGGGGGGCGTTAAATAACAGTAACCAAGCACTCGCCATTGCTAGCGCGGCGCAACAGTACCTTGGCTTAACCTTAGTCATTACCAAAGATACTCTTACGGCCCAGCGCCTTGAAGAAGAGATTGCCTTCTTTGCTGAAGATCTGCCAGTACTGCATTTGCCCGACTGGGAAATCTTACCGTACGATACGTTCTCGCCTCACCAAGACATTATTTCTCAGCGACTTTATACCTTTTCACAGCTACCGCTGATTGAGCATGGCTTACTCATCGTTCCTATCAGCACCTTGCTGCATAAAACTGCGCCGAAAGAGTTTTTACAAGCCAACAGTTTAATCATCGATTTGGGGCAGAAACTGAATGTTGAAACCCTGCGCTTACAGTTAGAAAATGCCGGTTACAGCTGCGTTGATAATGTCTATGAACACGGCGAATTTGCTTTGCGTGGGGCGATTTTTGATATTTTCCCAATGGGTGAAGACAAGCCGTTTCGTATTGAGTTATTTGATGACGAAGTAGAAACCCTAAGAACCTTCGATCCTGATACCCAGCGCACCGCGGATAAAATCGATCAGATACGCGTTTTACCTGCCAATGAATACCCTCTGCACAAAGAAGGCCAGCGCAATTTTCGTCAAAATTGGTATGAGTTTTTTGAGACAGACCCTAAATTGTCGTCTTTATATACCGATGTTAGCCAAGGCATTGCGCCTGCGGGGATTGAGTACTATTTGCCACTTTTCTTTGGTGAGCTGAGTAACCTATTCGACTTTTTACCTAAGTCCACATTAATTATTCATGATAGCGAAGTCGAAGCCGCTGCCAAGCAGTTTCGTGATGATGTGCAGTTGCGCTACGAAGACCGACGTCACGACATTCGCCGCCCTCTGGTTGCGCCTAAACATTTATTTTTAAACCCCGAGGAACTGTTCTCTGCGTTTAATCAATTCCCACGCGTACAGTGGTATGGCGAAGAAGCCCCTGATCGCGCAGGCAGCGAGCAATTTAATACCTTCGACATTGGCGATATCAGCATCAACGCTCAAGCCGAAGAGCCATTAACGCTGCTTAAAGCTTTTCTAGATCACACTCTCATATCAGATAGCACTCGCATTTTATTCTGCACCGAATCCGCAGGTCGTCGAGAAGCCGTGCGCGAATTGCTACAACGCATTCATATTCGCCCAGCCGAAACAGCCTCTTGGTCAGACTTCATCACCGCTAAAGATACCATCGGTATCACGATCGCACCGCTGGATAAAGGGCTTGTGATCAGCAACGACAATGGTATCGCTGAACTGATTGTTATCAGCGAGAACCAGCTATTTGGCCAACGCATTATGCAGCGCCGTCGTCGTAGCAAGAGCAAAGGCCAAGCCGAAAACATTATTCGTGATCTCACCGAATTAAAAGAAGGCAGCCCCGTTGTTCACCTAGATCATGGTATTGGCCGTTATTTAGGCCTGAAGACGCTCGAGATCGATAACCAAGTTAACGAATTCCTTATGCTGGCCTATGCCGGTGAATCCAAGCTTTATGTGCCAGTATCGTCGCTACATCTTATATCTCGTTATGGCGGTGATAGTGAAGGCGGCCCAGCACTCAACAAACTCGGCACAGAAAAATGGGCGGTTGCTAAGCGTAAAGCTCAAGAAAAAATTCGCGATACCGCCGCTGAACTTCTGGATATTTATGCCCGCCGTGAAGCTCGTGTTGGTTTTAAGTTTGAAAAGCCCGATCAAGATTACGAGCGCTTTGCAGCGGCGTTCCCGTTCGAAGAAACACCTGATCAGCAAACTGCAATTGAAGCCGTGATCAGTGATATGACCAGCCGTAAGCCAATGGATCGCTTGGTGTGTGGTGACGTAGGTTTTGGTAAAACAGAAGTGGCGATGCGCGCCGCGTTTATGGCGGTGCAAAGTGGCAAGCAAGTCGCGATTTTGGTTCCTACTACCTTGCTTGCTCAACAACATTATGAAAACTTTAAAGATCGCTTTGCGGATTGGCCCGTTCAAATTGAAGTACTATCACGCTTTAAGTCGGCCAAAGAAACCCAAGTTGCGTTAGATAAAATGCGCGAAGGTAAAGCCGACATTGTTATTGGTACTCATAAGCTGCTGCAGAAAGACATCGTCTTTCATGAGTTGGGATTATTAATGATCGATGAAGAACACCGTTTTGGTGTTCAGCAAAAAGAACGTATTAAAGCCTTAAGATCGGAAGTGGATATTTTAACGCTGACCGCAACGCCCATTCCTCGAACGCTCAATATGGCCATGGCCAGCGTGCGTGACCTTTCGATTATCGCCACCCCACCAGCAAAGCGCTTATCGGTCAAAACCTTTGTGCGCCAATACGATAAACCAACCGTAAAAGAAGCACTGCTGCGAGAAATTCTTCGTGGCGGGCAAGTTTATTACCTGCACAACGAAGTAAAAAGCATTGAAAAAGCGGCCCGTGAAATCAGCGAATTGATTCCTGAAGCACGAGTATCCATCGCCCACGGTCAAATGACCGAGCGCGAACTTGAATCCGTCATGAAAGATTTTTATCACAAACGCTCTAATGTGTTGGTCTGTACCACCATTATTGAAACCGGTATCGACATACCTTCAGCCAATACCATTATTATCGATCGCGCTGACAAATTTGGGCTTGCACAACTACATCAATTACGAGGCCGAGTGGGCCGTTCGCATCACCAAGCCTATGCTTACTTGTTAACGCCAGATGGTAAAAAACTGAGTAAAGATGCTGGCAAACGTCTCGATGCTATTCAAAGTTCACAAGATCTTGGAGCAGGCTTTATGTTGGCCTCACACGATTTAGAAATTCGTGGCGCAGGTGAACTATTAGGTGAAGAGCAAAGCGGACATATTCAAGGTATTGGCTTTAGCTTGTATATGGAAATGCTAGAACAGGCCGTGAAGTCAATTCAATCCGGTAAAAATCCTAACGCAGAAATTCCACTACACCAAGGCGCTGAAGTTAATCTGCATGTACCATCATTGATTCCTGATGATTACCTGCCCGACGTTAATAGCCGCCTTACCTTGTACAAGCGCATTTCCAATGCACAGAACGATAATGACTTGCGAGAGCTGCAAGTTGAAATGATCGACCGCTTTGGTCTATTACCCGAACAAGTGAAGAACTTGTTTAAAGTAACGTCACTTAAACTACAGCTCACACCTCTTGGTATTCAAAAACTAGACGCAGGGCCAGAGTCTGGGCGCATTGAATTTGGCCGCGAAACCAACATTGATCCGTTCCGACTCATTCAAATTGTTCAAACCCGCCCCGCAACTTATAAACTTGAAGGTGGACAAGCCCTTAAGTTTATTGAGAACATGCCCGAAATTGATCAAAGACTCGCAGTCATCGAACGCTTATTACTCGACCTGCAAAAGGACCCCAACGCATAA
- a CDS encoding Aspartate carbamoyltransferase, fragment — protein MRAGLKRAFSSGEAGNREAVAQLLQITAGLAALAAMVSLLIGRALFYILVIPTTMPQVGIAPACHHH, from the coding sequence ATGCGGGCTGGGTTAAAAAGGGCATTCTCTAGTGGAGAGGCGGGTAATAGAGAAGCCGTCGCTCAGCTATTACAAATCACAGCAGGTCTTGCAGCATTGGCAGCGATGGTTAGCTTATTAATAGGCCGTGCCTTGTTCTACATTCTAGTGATTCCAACGACTATGCCTCAAGTAGGTATTGCGCCAGCTTGTCATCATCACTAG
- the fab gene encoding Enoyl-(Acyl-carrier-protein) reductase, with protein MSTSLSLEGKRGIVLGIANRHSIAYGIAEVLSEQGAELCITYLNEKSKPFVASLAEKLTTKLFLPCDVSKPDELE; from the coding sequence ATGAGCACCTCATTATCATTGGAAGGTAAGCGTGGCATCGTATTGGGTATTGCAAACCGCCACTCAATTGCATACGGAATTGCAGAGGTATTAAGTGAGCAGGGTGCTGAGCTCTGCATTACTTATCTTAATGAAAAATCAAAACCGTTCGTTGCCTCTTTAGCTGAAAAGCTAACCACCAAACTGTTTCTCCCCTGTGATGTGAGTAAACCCGACGAGTTAGAGTAA
- a CDS encoding Transposase, IS66 family: protein MDENTRLKEENQSLKNRVAWFENQMFGQKSEKRIVENPLQGNLLGVPVITEPEKPAIKKVAEYERGKAKKNRPDDCTTDTGLRFSDEVPVEVINITPPELIGSDADQYKIIDIKITRKLAKLPASYVVLEYHLPVIKKIDSGDVRTTRMPDQVLDSSIADVSLLVGLLIDKFLYHNPLHRQHQKLTHAGITVARSSLTNWVKRSIELLRPIVQAMLNHVLKSKVLAMDETPIKAGRKHQGKMKQAYFWPVYGEDHEVVFTFSESRGQQHIIDTLNHKFSGTLVTDGYAAYARYAEKTDGIIHAQCWVHSRRYLVNAEESSPQEVAVVLEIIGQLYQFEKRIVETKLSGDKKRQYRLENSKPLVDEVFSWLDEQCQRHDLTPKHPLTKAINYLQARETELRVFLADPDVPMDTNHLEREIRPIPLGKKNWMFCWTELGAEHVGLIQSLISTCKLHDINPHTYLTDVLQRVSCHPASKVEELTPRVWKEKFADEPMRSVIYKTVNDVVE, encoded by the coding sequence GTGGATGAAAATACTCGATTAAAAGAAGAAAATCAGTCTCTTAAAAATCGTGTGGCGTGGTTTGAAAATCAAATGTTTGGGCAGAAATCTGAGAAGCGCATAGTTGAAAATCCTCTCCAGGGTAATCTTCTCGGCGTTCCTGTTATCACTGAGCCTGAAAAACCTGCCATAAAAAAAGTGGCGGAATATGAACGGGGTAAAGCCAAGAAGAATCGTCCTGATGATTGCACTACCGATACGGGTTTGCGTTTCAGTGACGAAGTCCCTGTCGAAGTAATTAACATTACCCCGCCCGAGCTGATCGGTTCTGACGCAGATCAATATAAAATAATCGATATTAAAATCACACGTAAACTGGCTAAGTTACCTGCCAGCTATGTCGTGCTTGAATATCATCTGCCTGTGATTAAAAAAATTGACAGTGGTGATGTTCGTACCACCCGCATGCCGGATCAGGTTCTGGATAGCAGCATAGCGGACGTGAGTTTACTGGTCGGTTTACTTATTGATAAATTTTTATATCATAATCCACTGCATCGTCAGCATCAAAAACTCACCCATGCCGGCATCACTGTAGCCCGCTCCAGTCTGACCAATTGGGTTAAACGCAGCATTGAGTTATTGCGCCCCATCGTGCAAGCCATGTTGAATCACGTTTTAAAAAGTAAAGTATTGGCCATGGATGAAACGCCCATTAAAGCGGGTAGAAAACACCAAGGGAAAATGAAACAGGCTTACTTTTGGCCCGTTTATGGTGAAGATCATGAGGTGGTATTTACCTTTAGTGAAAGCCGAGGTCAGCAGCATATTATTGATACGCTCAACCATAAATTCAGCGGCACGTTAGTGACTGACGGCTACGCCGCCTATGCCCGTTACGCTGAAAAAACCGACGGTATTATTCACGCGCAATGCTGGGTGCACAGTCGCCGTTATTTGGTAAATGCAGAAGAAAGTAGTCCGCAGGAAGTAGCGGTCGTACTCGAAATAATCGGCCAACTGTATCAGTTTGAAAAACGCATAGTCGAAACAAAATTAAGCGGAGATAAAAAGCGTCAGTATCGTTTAGAAAATAGTAAACCATTAGTAGACGAGGTATTTTCTTGGCTAGATGAACAATGCCAACGCCATGATTTAACCCCCAAACACCCATTAACCAAAGCCATTAATTATCTACAAGCACGAGAAACGGAACTGCGTGTTTTCTTAGCGGATCCAGACGTGCCGATGGACACCAATCACTTGGAAAGAGAAATTCGGCCCATCCCTTTAGGAAAGAAAAATTGGATGTTTTGTTGGACCGAATTGGGTGCCGAGCATGTTGGCCTAATTCAAAGTTTAATCAGCACCTGTAAATTACATGATATCAATCCACACACGTATTTAACCGATGTACTGCAACGTGTGAGCTGTCATCCTGCCAGTAAAGTTGAAGAGTTGACACCGAGAGTTTGGAAAGAGAAATTTGCAGATGAACCAATGCGATCAGTGATTTATAAAACGGTCAATGACGTGGTGGAATGA
- a CDS encoding Transposase, IS66 Orf2-like, translating into MFLPEPNVQIWLYPQPTDMRKSFNGLCTLVASKLKDSPTSGAMFVFINRRKTHIKILYFDGSGFCIWFKRLEQGQFNYDENTSNKQPLDWLQLKLLLEGIKVKEIRQYKRYKHPNKNSSWYNINHETNALHQ; encoded by the coding sequence ATGTTCTTACCTGAGCCCAATGTACAGATTTGGTTGTACCCACAACCCACCGACATGCGTAAATCTTTTAACGGCTTATGTACATTGGTGGCGTCCAAGTTAAAAGACAGCCCCACCAGTGGTGCCATGTTTGTATTTATAAATCGTCGTAAGACCCATATCAAAATATTGTATTTTGATGGTTCTGGATTTTGCATCTGGTTTAAGCGCCTTGAGCAAGGACAGTTTAATTACGACGAAAATACTTCCAACAAGCAGCCACTAGATTGGCTGCAACTCAAATTATTATTAGAGGGTATTAAGGTTAAAGAAATACGCCAATACAAGCGCTACAAACACCCCAATAAAAATTCATCATGGTATAATATTAACCATGAAACAAACGCACTCCACCAATAA
- a CDS encoding Enoyl-[acyl-carrier-protein] reductase (NADH), with amino-acid sequence MTAYELEAVFAEAKNQWGTIDFVIHSIAWSPLDELHGRLVDSSLAGFSLAMDISCHSFIRTARLAEAQMKDNGGTLITMTYYGSEKVVNHYGIMGPIKAALESSVRYMASELGASGIRVHAVSPGPMPTRAGSGITDFDGLMDDAVTRSPLHRLGKPEDVGRLAAFLISDWAASQTGSQMFVDAGHHIMA; translated from the coding sequence ATGACCGCTTACGAGTTAGAAGCTGTTTTCGCTGAAGCCAAAAATCAGTGGGGTACGATTGATTTCGTTATTCATTCCATCGCGTGGTCTCCATTAGATGAATTGCACGGTCGCTTGGTTGATTCGTCGTTGGCAGGGTTTTCGCTGGCGATGGATATCTCATGCCATTCGTTTATTCGCACTGCGCGCCTAGCCGAAGCGCAAATGAAAGATAATGGCGGTACGCTGATTACGATGACTTATTACGGCTCAGAAAAGGTGGTGAATCATTACGGCATAATGGGGCCGATAAAAGCGGCTTTAGAAAGCTCAGTCCGTTATATGGCATCTGAGTTGGGGGCAAGTGGAATTCGAGTGCATGCAGTGTCTCCTGGCCCTATGCCGACCCGTGCAGGTTCTGGTATCACTGATTTTGATGGCCTGATGGATGATGCTGTCACGCGCTCACCTTTACATCGTTTGGGCAAGCCAGAGGATGTTGGGCGGTTAGCCGCATTTTTGATTAGTGATTGGGCTGCAAGTCAGACGGGTAGCCAGATGTTTGTTGATGCTGGGCATCATATTATGGCGTAG